In the genome of Oscarella lobularis chromosome 1, ooOscLobu1.1, whole genome shotgun sequence, one region contains:
- the LOC136199794 gene encoding uncharacterized protein isoform X2, whose translation MGSIVGCCGCAFRRRSSPPERPKSRSSEGEPSERKYEYPKLFTAETTPSEGTKIGPEHRKGHVAAVLDRQMLVWGGCVSGRDIKTRYLSSETIWTLNLRDNVWSKRRTTFRREVDVPIPSSASKIAVTSNRCIYHYGGIHPSPHVFGSLAYTSNLHTLDPSTFEWRIVRQSSPWPHGRSGCGMCLLGDEGNRVLVVFGGRGDEIFSPAPGSSWIPAAGQYREFDGFNNELWTFSLSEEKWIPLDCSGSRPLPRCGHTFTSINKNRAVLIGGLDSQSDFRDAFIFKLNTREFVRITKLFGSFLLPSFCYHSAVAVDVPGQGALLFVMCGYCNGHACIVFEIDVMKCRELNVPDGMISTHLQSVCCVALPDAVCFIRFGGGAPSIKYSLFKSIPLLAIAKYEFNDPLRLTGVKLDEPIAEEWPNFVDEDEPTPDPMIRISESDIEYDEERDLLGSGCSGEVYRAKLQNSDNFVAIKVFLKRRLLPEQSALLDKEAQILLSIKPHPHILSLIGICTSSRCYALVMEYISGGDLFQVLTSSDDRSIELWDNRLDIAYQIALGMSHLHDNEPTVIHLDLKSNNILVNKITREGRTIYICKICDFGLAKMTDVSSVTQYREEGQTPGGTAMYIAPERYQSVTYGTEDGEEKREIAKRSDVFSYGILLWEIKERDRPYKGMPNEAIHLHTKTGGRLPEGKVEAPRDYATLLYDCVRFNPLERPSFDSILFDPKLLSRDCVPIEKM comes from the exons ATGGGCAGCATTGTCGGGTGCTGTGGCTGcgcttttcgtcgacgatcaagTCCCCCAGAGCGTCCAAAAAGTCGGTCTTCCGAAGGCGAACCATCTGAACGAAAATACGAATACCCAAAGCTATTTACCGCCGAGACGACACCATCCGAAGGAA CAAAAATAGGACCAGAACATCGCAAGGGTCACGTCGCAGCGGTCCTCGATCGTCAGATGCTCGTCTGGGGCGGATGCGTCTCAGGACGCGACATCAAGACCCGTTACCTGTCGAGCGAGACGATATGGACGCTGAATTTGCGCGACAACGTCTGGTCAAAACGCAGGACGACGTTCAGGAGAGAAGTCGACGTTCCAATTCCGTCGTCGGCATCGAAAATTGCCGTCACGTCGAATAGATGCATATATCATTACGGCGGAATTCATCCGTCGCCGCACGTGTTTGGAAGTCTCGCCTACACGAGCAATTTGCACACGCtcgatccgtcgacgttcgaatggCGAATCGTTCGTCAATCGAGCCCCTGGCCGCACGGTCGCTCCGGGTGCGGAATGTGTCTCTTGGGCGACGAGGGGAATCGAgtgctcgtcgtcttcggggGTCGAGGAGACGAGATTTTCTCTCCCGCACCGGGATCGTCTTGGATTCCGGCTGCTGGCCAATATCGTGAATTCGACGGGTTCAACAATGAGCTGTGGACGTTTTCTCTTAGCGAAG AGAAGTGGATTCCGCTCGACTGCAGTGGATCGAGGCCATTGCCTCGTTGTGGTCATACGTTTACCTCCATCAATAAGAATCGCGCCGTTCTCATTGGTGGCCTTGATTCGCAGAGCGACTTCAGGGATGCTTTCATATTCAAATTGAATACCAGG gagtTTGTGAGAATAACGAAACTATTTGGTTCCTTTCTCTTGCCCTCCTTCTGTTATCATTCCGCTGTCGCCGTAGACGTTCCCGGACAGGGAGCACTTTTGTTTGTAATGTGCGGCTATTGCAACGGACATGCGTGCATTGTCTTTGAAATAGATGTCATGAAATGTAGGGAA CTTAATGTTCCAGACGGCATGATTTCCACACATCTTCAAAGCGTTTGTTGCGTGGCTTTGCCAGACGCAGTTTGCTTTATACGATTTGGCGGCGGAGCTCCTTCAATCAAGTATAGTCTATTTAAATCGATTCCACTGTTGGCCATTGCAAAATATG AATTCAATGATCCCCTGAGGCTCACTGGTGTGAAATTGGACGAACCGATTGCTGAAGAATGGCCCAATTTTGTCGATGAAGAC GAACCGACTCCTGATCCGATGATTCGAATCAGTGAGAGTGACATCGAGTATGACGAAGAACGCGATTTACTTGGTAGCGGCTGCAGCGGTGAAGTCTATCGTGCAAAGCTGCAAAATAGCGATAATTTTGTCGCTATTAAAGTTTTCCTAAAGAGACGACTATTGCCAGA GCAATCGGCACTCCTAGACAAGGAAGCTCAAATTCTTTTGAGCATCAAGCCTCACCCTCACATTCTCAGTCTCATCGGCATCTGTACTTCTTCTAGATGCTATGCATTGGTCATGGAGTACATCAGTGGTGGTGACTTGTTTCAAGTCTTGACCTCATCTGATGACCGCAGCATAGAGCTGTGGGACAATCGTCTCGACATTGCCTATCAAATCGCTCTGGGGATGTCTCATCTTCACGATAATGAACCAACCGTCATTCATCTCGACCTCAAGTCAAACAACATCCTCGTGAACAAGATAACTCGAGAAGGAAGAACGATATACATTTGCAAA ATTTGCGATTTTGGTCTTGCTAAAATGACTGACGTTAGCTCAGTGACTCAGTATCGCGAAGAGGGTCAGACTCCTGGAGGCACAGCTATGTACATCGCACCGGAACGATATCAGTCGGTCACGTACGGCaccgaagacggcgaagagaagagagaaatcgcCAAGCGATCAGACGTCTTCAGTTATGGGATTCTACTATGGGAAATCAAAGAACGAGACCGTCCGTACAAAG GAATGCCGAACGAGGCAATTCACTTGCACACGAAGACGGGAGGTCGACTCCCAGAGGGAAAAGTCGAGGCTCCGCGAGATTACGCGACCCTTCTGTATGACTGCGTCAGGTTCAACCCTTTAGAGAGACCCTCGTTTGATAGCATA TTATTCGACCCCAAACTTCTCAGTCGCGACTGTGTGCCTATTGAAAAGATGTGA
- the LOC136199795 gene encoding uncharacterized protein, whose protein sequence is MTTRHPPSSITDSSADTRQSHDERSSEDRPEHRIGHVAAIIDRQMLVWGGGPGRRYMSNETIWALNLCDNVWSRRATTFRRNVDVPIPSSASKIAVASNRRIYHYGGIYPSPCEFGSLAYTSNLHTLDPSTFEWRIVRRTSPWPHGRSGCGLCLLGDEGNRVLVVLGGRGDEISSLAPGSSWIPATGQYREFDGFNNELWTFSLRHESWIPLECSGSRPLPRCAHTFTSIDRNRAVLIGGLDSQGEFKDVFMFKLNTREFLEITKLSGSFVLPSFAYHSALALDAPGQGTLLFVMCGDCNGHPCVVFEVDAMRWQELPAPADMISTYLQSVCCVVLSDAVYFIRFGGEGATVLYRLFKEVPLWAVAKYELQSSVKLINVKVDESIVDDWPHVVQEEEPTPDSLLRISQSEIEYDEESDFLGSGCSGEVYRARLTKSNKIVAVKVFLKRRILPQQSALLDKEAQILLRIKPHPHILSLIGVSTSPRCYALVMEYIGGGDLFQVLTSADDRSIELWDNRLDIANQIALGMSHLHKNEPTVIHFDLKSNNVLVNKITREGRTIYICKICDFGLAKMIDVSAVTQYREEGQTPGGTAMYIAPERYQSVTYGTEDGEEKREIAKRSDVFSYGILLWEIKERDRPYKGMPNEAIHLHTKTGGRLPEGKVEAPRDYTTLLNDCVRFNPLERPSFDSIHFNVERLISTSCCFETAADYMCQLKGCEKWSNRCHSKR, encoded by the exons ATGACAACGAGACACCCTCCAAGCTCGATCACTGACTCGTCAGCGGACACTAGGCAAAGCCATGACGAACGTTCATCTGAAGACCGACCAGAACATCGTATTGGTCACGTTGCTGCAATAATCGATCGTCAGATGCTCGTCTGGGGTGGAGGCCCAGGAAGGCGCTACATGTCAAACGAGACGATATGGGCATTGAATTTGTGCGACAACGTCTGGTCAaggcgcgcgacgacgttcagaagaaacgtcgacgttcccattccgtcgtcggcgtcgaaaattgccgtcgcgtcgaatcggcgcATTTATCATTACGGCGGCATTTACCCGTCGCCGTGCGAATTCGGCAGTCTCGCCTACACGAGCAATTTGCACACGCtcgatccgtcgacgttcgaatggCGAATCGTTCGTCGCACGAGTCCCTGGCCGCACGGTCGCTCCGGATGCGGCTTGTGTTTGCTGGGCGACGAGGGGAATCGAGTGCTCGTCGTCTTAGGGGGACGAGGAGACGAGATTTCCTCTCTCGCACCAGGATCGTCTTGGATTCCGGCTACTGGCCAATATCGTGAATTCGACGGGTTCAACAATGAACTGTGGACGTTTTCTCTGAGACATG aaAGTTGGATTCCGTTGGAGTGCAGCGGATCGCGGCCCTTGCCTCGTTGCGCCCATACGTTTACTTCTATTGACAGGAATCGAGCTGTACTCATTGGCGGTCTAGATTCGCAAGGAGAATTCAAAGATGTTTTCATGTTCAAGTTGAATACTAGA GAGTTTTTGGAAATAACGAAACTTTCTGGTTCTTTTGTTTTGCCCTCCTTCGCTTATCATTCTGCCTTAGCGTTGGACGCTCCCGGACAGGGAACACTTCTGTTCGTTATGTGTGGAGATTGTAATGGGCATCCCTGCGTTGTTTTCGAAGTGGATGCCATGAGATGGCAAGAA CTTCCCGCTCCAGCGGACATGATTTCCACGTATCTTCAAAGTGTCTGTTGCGTGGTTTTGTCTGACGCCGTTTATTTCATACGATTTGGCGGCGAAGGCGCGACTGTTCTATATAGGCTATTCAAAGAAGTTCCACTTTGGGCTGTCGCAAAATATG AGCTGCAAAGTTCCGTGAAACTTATCAATGTGAAAGTGGATGAGTCAATTGTTGACGACTGGCCTCACGTTGTGCAAGAAGAA GAACCGACGCCCGATTCACTACTTCGAATCAGTCAGAGTGAAATCGagtacgacgaagaaagcgattttctTGGCAGTGGCTGCAGTGGCGAAGTCTATCGCGCAAGGCTCACAAAAAGCAACAAGATTGTTGCAGTAAAAGTTTTTCTGAAGAGACGAATATTACCACA GCAATCGGCGCTGTTAGACAAGGAAGCTCAAATTCTATTGAGAATTAAGCCGCATCCTCACATTCTCAGTCTCATTGGCGTCTCCACTTCTCCTAGATGCTACGCATTGGTCATGGAGTACATCGGTGGTGGTGACTTGTTTCAAGTATTGACCTCAGCCGACGACCGCAGCATAGAACTGTGGGACAATCGTCTCGACATTGCCAATCAAATCGCTCTGGGAATGTCTCATCTTCACAAGAACGAACCAACCGTCATTCATTTCGATCTCAAGTCAAACAACGTCCTCGTGAACAAGATAACTCGAGAAGGAAGAACGATATATATTTGCAAA ATTTGCGATTTTGGTCTTGCAAAAATGATCGACGTTAGCGCTGTGACTCAGTACCGCGAAGAGGGCCAGACTCCTGGAGGCACAGCTATGTACATCGCACCGGAACGATATCAGTCAGTCACTTACGGCACCGAGgacggcgaagagaagagagaaatcgcCAAAAGATCAGACGTCTTCAGTTACGGAATTCTACTATGGGAAATCAAAGAACGAGACCGTCCGTACAAAG GAATGCCGAACGAGGCAATTCACTTGCACACGAAGACAGGAGGTCGTCTCCCAGAGGGAAAGGTCGAGGCTCCGCGAGATTACACGACCCTTCTGAATGACTGCGTCAGGTTCAACCCTTTAGAGAGGCCCTCGTTTGATAGCATA CACTTCAACGTCGAACGTCTTATTTCTACTTCCTGTTGTTTTGAAACAGCAGCCGACTACATGTGCCAATTGAAAGGATGCGAAAAATGGAGTAATCGATGTCATTCGAAGAGATAA
- the LOC136199794 gene encoding uncharacterized protein isoform X1: protein MGSIVGCCGCAFRRRSSPPERPKSRSSEGEPSERKYEYPKLFTAETTPSEGTKIGPEHRKGHVAAVLDRQMLVWGGCVSGRDIKTRYLSSETIWTLNLRDNVWSKRRTTFRREVDVPIPSSASKIAVTSNRCIYHYGGIHPSPHVFGSLAYTSNLHTLDPSTFEWRIVRQSSPWPHGRSGCGMCLLGDEGNRVLVVFGGRGDEIFSPAPGSSWIPAAGQYREFDGFNNELWTFSLSEEKWIPLDCSGSRPLPRCGHTFTSINKNRAVLIGGLDSQSDFRDAFIFKLNTREFVRITKLFGSFLLPSFCYHSAVAVDVPGQGALLFVMCGYCNGHACIVFEIDVMKCRELNVPDGMISTHLQSVCCVALPDAVCFIRFGGGAPSIKYSLFKSIPLLAIAKYEFNDPLRLTGVKLDEPIAEEWPNFVDEDEPTPDPMIRISESDIEYDEERDLLGSGCSGEVYRAKLQNSDNFVAIKVFLKRRLLPEQSALLDKEAQILLSIKPHPHILSLIGICTSSRCYALVMEYISGGDLFQVLTSSDDRSIELWDNRLDIAYQIALGMSHLHDNEPTVIHLDLKSNNILVNKITREGRTIYICKICDFGLAKMTDVSSVTQYREEGQTPGGTAMYIAPERYQSVTYGTEDGEEKREIAKRSDVFSYGILLWEIKERDRPYKGMPNEAIHLHTKTGGRLPEGKVEAPRDYATLLYDCVRFNPLERPSFDSIQLFDPKLLSRDCVPIEKM, encoded by the exons ATGGGCAGCATTGTCGGGTGCTGTGGCTGcgcttttcgtcgacgatcaagTCCCCCAGAGCGTCCAAAAAGTCGGTCTTCCGAAGGCGAACCATCTGAACGAAAATACGAATACCCAAAGCTATTTACCGCCGAGACGACACCATCCGAAGGAA CAAAAATAGGACCAGAACATCGCAAGGGTCACGTCGCAGCGGTCCTCGATCGTCAGATGCTCGTCTGGGGCGGATGCGTCTCAGGACGCGACATCAAGACCCGTTACCTGTCGAGCGAGACGATATGGACGCTGAATTTGCGCGACAACGTCTGGTCAAAACGCAGGACGACGTTCAGGAGAGAAGTCGACGTTCCAATTCCGTCGTCGGCATCGAAAATTGCCGTCACGTCGAATAGATGCATATATCATTACGGCGGAATTCATCCGTCGCCGCACGTGTTTGGAAGTCTCGCCTACACGAGCAATTTGCACACGCtcgatccgtcgacgttcgaatggCGAATCGTTCGTCAATCGAGCCCCTGGCCGCACGGTCGCTCCGGGTGCGGAATGTGTCTCTTGGGCGACGAGGGGAATCGAgtgctcgtcgtcttcggggGTCGAGGAGACGAGATTTTCTCTCCCGCACCGGGATCGTCTTGGATTCCGGCTGCTGGCCAATATCGTGAATTCGACGGGTTCAACAATGAGCTGTGGACGTTTTCTCTTAGCGAAG AGAAGTGGATTCCGCTCGACTGCAGTGGATCGAGGCCATTGCCTCGTTGTGGTCATACGTTTACCTCCATCAATAAGAATCGCGCCGTTCTCATTGGTGGCCTTGATTCGCAGAGCGACTTCAGGGATGCTTTCATATTCAAATTGAATACCAGG gagtTTGTGAGAATAACGAAACTATTTGGTTCCTTTCTCTTGCCCTCCTTCTGTTATCATTCCGCTGTCGCCGTAGACGTTCCCGGACAGGGAGCACTTTTGTTTGTAATGTGCGGCTATTGCAACGGACATGCGTGCATTGTCTTTGAAATAGATGTCATGAAATGTAGGGAA CTTAATGTTCCAGACGGCATGATTTCCACACATCTTCAAAGCGTTTGTTGCGTGGCTTTGCCAGACGCAGTTTGCTTTATACGATTTGGCGGCGGAGCTCCTTCAATCAAGTATAGTCTATTTAAATCGATTCCACTGTTGGCCATTGCAAAATATG AATTCAATGATCCCCTGAGGCTCACTGGTGTGAAATTGGACGAACCGATTGCTGAAGAATGGCCCAATTTTGTCGATGAAGAC GAACCGACTCCTGATCCGATGATTCGAATCAGTGAGAGTGACATCGAGTATGACGAAGAACGCGATTTACTTGGTAGCGGCTGCAGCGGTGAAGTCTATCGTGCAAAGCTGCAAAATAGCGATAATTTTGTCGCTATTAAAGTTTTCCTAAAGAGACGACTATTGCCAGA GCAATCGGCACTCCTAGACAAGGAAGCTCAAATTCTTTTGAGCATCAAGCCTCACCCTCACATTCTCAGTCTCATCGGCATCTGTACTTCTTCTAGATGCTATGCATTGGTCATGGAGTACATCAGTGGTGGTGACTTGTTTCAAGTCTTGACCTCATCTGATGACCGCAGCATAGAGCTGTGGGACAATCGTCTCGACATTGCCTATCAAATCGCTCTGGGGATGTCTCATCTTCACGATAATGAACCAACCGTCATTCATCTCGACCTCAAGTCAAACAACATCCTCGTGAACAAGATAACTCGAGAAGGAAGAACGATATACATTTGCAAA ATTTGCGATTTTGGTCTTGCTAAAATGACTGACGTTAGCTCAGTGACTCAGTATCGCGAAGAGGGTCAGACTCCTGGAGGCACAGCTATGTACATCGCACCGGAACGATATCAGTCGGTCACGTACGGCaccgaagacggcgaagagaagagagaaatcgcCAAGCGATCAGACGTCTTCAGTTATGGGATTCTACTATGGGAAATCAAAGAACGAGACCGTCCGTACAAAG GAATGCCGAACGAGGCAATTCACTTGCACACGAAGACGGGAGGTCGACTCCCAGAGGGAAAAGTCGAGGCTCCGCGAGATTACGCGACCCTTCTGTATGACTGCGTCAGGTTCAACCCTTTAGAGAGACCCTCGTTTGATAGCATA CAGTTATTCGACCCCAAACTTCTCAGTCGCGACTGTGTGCCTATTGAAAAGATGTGA
- the LOC136199794 gene encoding uncharacterized protein isoform X3, with amino-acid sequence MGSIVGCCGCAFRRRSSPPERPKSRSSEGEPSERKYEYPKLFTAETTPSEGRPEHRKGHVAAVLDRQMLVWGGCVSGRDIKTRYLSSETIWTLNLRDNVWSKRRTTFRREVDVPIPSSASKIAVTSNRCIYHYGGIHPSPHVFGSLAYTSNLHTLDPSTFEWRIVRQSSPWPHGRSGCGMCLLGDEGNRVLVVFGGRGDEIFSPAPGSSWIPAAGQYREFDGFNNELWTFSLSEEKWIPLDCSGSRPLPRCGHTFTSINKNRAVLIGGLDSQSDFRDAFIFKLNTREFVRITKLFGSFLLPSFCYHSAVAVDVPGQGALLFVMCGYCNGHACIVFEIDVMKCRELNVPDGMISTHLQSVCCVALPDAVCFIRFGGGAPSIKYSLFKSIPLLAIAKYEFNDPLRLTGVKLDEPIAEEWPNFVDEDEPTPDPMIRISESDIEYDEERDLLGSGCSGEVYRAKLQNSDNFVAIKVFLKRRLLPEQSALLDKEAQILLSIKPHPHILSLIGICTSSRCYALVMEYISGGDLFQVLTSSDDRSIELWDNRLDIAYQIALGMSHLHDNEPTVIHLDLKSNNILVNKITREGRTIYICKICDFGLAKMTDVSSVTQYREEGQTPGGTAMYIAPERYQSVTYGTEDGEEKREIAKRSDVFSYGILLWEIKERDRPYKGMPNEAIHLHTKTGGRLPEGKVEAPRDYATLLYDCVRFNPLERPSFDSIQLFDPKLLSRDCVPIEKM; translated from the exons ATGGGCAGCATTGTCGGGTGCTGTGGCTGcgcttttcgtcgacgatcaagTCCCCCAGAGCGTCCAAAAAGTCGGTCTTCCGAAGGCGAACCATCTGAACGAAAATACGAATACCCAAAGCTATTTACCGCCGAGACGACACCATCCGAAGGAA GACCAGAACATCGCAAGGGTCACGTCGCAGCGGTCCTCGATCGTCAGATGCTCGTCTGGGGCGGATGCGTCTCAGGACGCGACATCAAGACCCGTTACCTGTCGAGCGAGACGATATGGACGCTGAATTTGCGCGACAACGTCTGGTCAAAACGCAGGACGACGTTCAGGAGAGAAGTCGACGTTCCAATTCCGTCGTCGGCATCGAAAATTGCCGTCACGTCGAATAGATGCATATATCATTACGGCGGAATTCATCCGTCGCCGCACGTGTTTGGAAGTCTCGCCTACACGAGCAATTTGCACACGCtcgatccgtcgacgttcgaatggCGAATCGTTCGTCAATCGAGCCCCTGGCCGCACGGTCGCTCCGGGTGCGGAATGTGTCTCTTGGGCGACGAGGGGAATCGAgtgctcgtcgtcttcggggGTCGAGGAGACGAGATTTTCTCTCCCGCACCGGGATCGTCTTGGATTCCGGCTGCTGGCCAATATCGTGAATTCGACGGGTTCAACAATGAGCTGTGGACGTTTTCTCTTAGCGAAG AGAAGTGGATTCCGCTCGACTGCAGTGGATCGAGGCCATTGCCTCGTTGTGGTCATACGTTTACCTCCATCAATAAGAATCGCGCCGTTCTCATTGGTGGCCTTGATTCGCAGAGCGACTTCAGGGATGCTTTCATATTCAAATTGAATACCAGG gagtTTGTGAGAATAACGAAACTATTTGGTTCCTTTCTCTTGCCCTCCTTCTGTTATCATTCCGCTGTCGCCGTAGACGTTCCCGGACAGGGAGCACTTTTGTTTGTAATGTGCGGCTATTGCAACGGACATGCGTGCATTGTCTTTGAAATAGATGTCATGAAATGTAGGGAA CTTAATGTTCCAGACGGCATGATTTCCACACATCTTCAAAGCGTTTGTTGCGTGGCTTTGCCAGACGCAGTTTGCTTTATACGATTTGGCGGCGGAGCTCCTTCAATCAAGTATAGTCTATTTAAATCGATTCCACTGTTGGCCATTGCAAAATATG AATTCAATGATCCCCTGAGGCTCACTGGTGTGAAATTGGACGAACCGATTGCTGAAGAATGGCCCAATTTTGTCGATGAAGAC GAACCGACTCCTGATCCGATGATTCGAATCAGTGAGAGTGACATCGAGTATGACGAAGAACGCGATTTACTTGGTAGCGGCTGCAGCGGTGAAGTCTATCGTGCAAAGCTGCAAAATAGCGATAATTTTGTCGCTATTAAAGTTTTCCTAAAGAGACGACTATTGCCAGA GCAATCGGCACTCCTAGACAAGGAAGCTCAAATTCTTTTGAGCATCAAGCCTCACCCTCACATTCTCAGTCTCATCGGCATCTGTACTTCTTCTAGATGCTATGCATTGGTCATGGAGTACATCAGTGGTGGTGACTTGTTTCAAGTCTTGACCTCATCTGATGACCGCAGCATAGAGCTGTGGGACAATCGTCTCGACATTGCCTATCAAATCGCTCTGGGGATGTCTCATCTTCACGATAATGAACCAACCGTCATTCATCTCGACCTCAAGTCAAACAACATCCTCGTGAACAAGATAACTCGAGAAGGAAGAACGATATACATTTGCAAA ATTTGCGATTTTGGTCTTGCTAAAATGACTGACGTTAGCTCAGTGACTCAGTATCGCGAAGAGGGTCAGACTCCTGGAGGCACAGCTATGTACATCGCACCGGAACGATATCAGTCGGTCACGTACGGCaccgaagacggcgaagagaagagagaaatcgcCAAGCGATCAGACGTCTTCAGTTATGGGATTCTACTATGGGAAATCAAAGAACGAGACCGTCCGTACAAAG GAATGCCGAACGAGGCAATTCACTTGCACACGAAGACGGGAGGTCGACTCCCAGAGGGAAAAGTCGAGGCTCCGCGAGATTACGCGACCCTTCTGTATGACTGCGTCAGGTTCAACCCTTTAGAGAGACCCTCGTTTGATAGCATA CAGTTATTCGACCCCAAACTTCTCAGTCGCGACTGTGTGCCTATTGAAAAGATGTGA